A window of the Microbulbifer aggregans genome harbors these coding sequences:
- a CDS encoding YeaH/YhbH family protein, which yields MSYIIDRRLNGKKKSTVNRQRFLRRYKAHIKKAVGEAMTNRSITDMDKGERISIPTRDISEPVFNHGPGGHVERVLPGNREFISGDRIPRQGQQGGGGGGGGASDSGEGVDDFVFQISQEEFLDFMFEGLQLPNMIKRRLAGNESFKMVRAGFSNEGTPGRLNVVRSLRAANARRIALTSSKRRNLRELEEEFEREEHKETALRDQRKLDALGKRIAELRARIDKVPFLDDFDLKYNLLVKQPKPRSKAVMFCLMDVSGSMNQATKDMAKRFFLLLYLFLQRSYEYTEVVFIRHHTSAKEVDEEEFFYSRETGGTIVSSALKLMRRIMQERYPASEWNIYGAQASDGDNWNDDSSTCHKILIDDIMPHVQYFSYVEITPRDHQALWEEYESVRAIFPEHFAMEQIVDLKDIYPVFRQLFSQKVAA from the coding sequence ATGAGCTACATCATCGACCGCCGGTTGAATGGCAAGAAAAAAAGCACCGTCAACCGGCAGCGTTTCCTCCGGCGCTACAAAGCCCACATCAAAAAGGCCGTCGGTGAGGCCATGACCAATCGCTCCATTACCGATATGGATAAAGGCGAGCGAATCAGTATTCCCACTAGAGATATCAGCGAACCGGTGTTCAATCATGGGCCTGGAGGACATGTAGAGCGCGTCCTGCCCGGCAACCGGGAGTTTATCTCCGGTGACCGAATCCCCCGCCAGGGCCAGCAGGGTGGTGGCGGCGGAGGTGGCGGTGCCAGCGACAGTGGCGAGGGGGTGGATGACTTTGTCTTCCAGATCTCCCAGGAAGAGTTCCTCGACTTCATGTTCGAGGGATTACAACTACCCAACATGATCAAACGTCGGCTGGCGGGCAACGAGTCCTTCAAGATGGTCCGCGCCGGTTTCAGCAACGAGGGAACCCCGGGGCGACTCAACGTTGTGCGTTCACTGCGCGCTGCAAACGCCCGCCGCATAGCGCTCACCAGCAGCAAACGCCGCAACCTGCGTGAACTGGAAGAAGAGTTCGAGCGCGAGGAGCACAAAGAAACCGCCCTACGGGACCAGCGTAAGCTGGATGCGCTGGGCAAACGTATTGCTGAATTGCGCGCCCGTATCGACAAGGTGCCTTTCCTCGATGATTTTGACCTGAAATACAACCTGCTGGTCAAGCAACCAAAACCGCGTTCGAAGGCGGTCATGTTCTGCCTGATGGATGTCTCCGGTTCCATGAACCAGGCCACCAAGGACATGGCCAAGCGCTTCTTCCTGCTTCTCTACCTGTTTCTGCAAAGGAGTTACGAATACACGGAAGTGGTATTTATCAGACACCATACGAGCGCCAAGGAAGTGGATGAAGAGGAGTTCTTCTACTCCCGCGAAACCGGCGGCACCATTGTGTCCAGTGCACTGAAACTGATGCGCCGCATCATGCAGGAGCGGTATCCCGCCAGCGAATGGAACATCTACGGCGCCCAGGCTTCTGATGGCGACAACTGGAACGACGATTCCAGTACCTGCCACAAGATCCTGATCGACGACATCATGCCTCACGTGCAGTACTTCTCCTACGTGGAGATTACCCCCCGTGACCACCAGGCCCTATGGGAGGAGTACGAAAGCGTGCGCGCTATCTTCCCGGAACACTTTGCCATGGAGCAGATAGTCGACCTCAAGGACATCTACCCGGTGTTCCGCCAACTGTTCAGCCAGAAGGTGGCCGCGTAA
- a CDS encoding response regulator produces MNELHVLTTGEAARYCGVNFRTVIRWIERGQLKAYKLPGRGDHRICVEDFVGFLRDNAMPVPSELAVASRKVLLLTADPEIAGTGRQGLQQAGCEVEVAGDSFVAGTMMAACKPALLVLDANLSQLNGFQILDHLRSRSEFANMHAVVVAPANDHNQQRWLDAGADAVVTTPVDRNELVAKVKLLLEI; encoded by the coding sequence ATGAACGAACTGCATGTGCTCACAACCGGCGAAGCAGCACGCTACTGCGGGGTCAATTTCCGCACCGTGATTCGCTGGATTGAGCGGGGGCAGCTCAAAGCCTACAAATTGCCGGGTCGTGGAGACCACCGGATCTGCGTCGAGGATTTCGTGGGGTTCCTGCGGGATAACGCCATGCCGGTGCCAAGCGAACTGGCGGTCGCCAGTCGTAAGGTGCTCCTGCTGACCGCAGATCCGGAGATTGCTGGAACCGGCCGCCAGGGTCTGCAGCAGGCGGGATGTGAAGTGGAAGTGGCCGGGGATAGCTTTGTAGCCGGTACTATGATGGCGGCCTGCAAGCCGGCGCTACTGGTACTGGATGCCAACCTGAGCCAGCTGAACGGTTTCCAGATCCTCGATCACCTGCGATCCCGCAGTGAATTCGCCAATATGCATGCGGTAGTCGTGGCGCCTGCCAATGACCACAATCAGCAGCGCTGGCTCGATGCTGGTGCCGATGCAGTGGTGACCACCCCTGTTGATCGCAACGAGCTAGTGGCCAAGGTCAAATTGCTGCTGGAAATCTGA
- a CDS encoding pteridine reductase, with the protein MRNVLITGAAARLGRAIARELHRDHRIIIHYRRSASAAQRLVRELNEQRPDSAAALQSDLDSAAGCEQLAQHACELWGGVDVLVNNASSFYPTPVGKADERDWDQLVGSNLKAPFFLSQALTPSLTENSGSIINMIDIHAERPMPQHTIYCAAKAGLVMLTKSLALELAPKVRVNGVAPGAILWPEQEDVDEEAKARTLSRIPLGRTGSETDIARTVRFLISEPSYISGQVIAVDGGRSLNI; encoded by the coding sequence ATGCGTAATGTCCTGATCACCGGCGCCGCCGCGCGACTTGGCCGGGCTATCGCCCGTGAGCTGCATCGCGATCACCGCATCATCATTCATTACCGGCGCTCCGCCTCCGCCGCCCAGCGGCTGGTACGTGAATTGAATGAACAGCGACCGGACTCCGCCGCTGCCCTGCAGAGCGACCTGGACAGCGCCGCCGGCTGCGAGCAGCTGGCTCAGCATGCGTGTGAACTCTGGGGTGGAGTCGACGTGCTGGTCAACAACGCCTCATCCTTTTATCCGACGCCTGTAGGCAAGGCCGACGAGCGGGACTGGGACCAATTGGTAGGCAGCAACCTCAAGGCGCCTTTCTTCCTAAGCCAGGCACTCACACCAAGCCTGACTGAAAACAGCGGTTCGATCATCAACATGATCGACATCCACGCCGAACGGCCGATGCCCCAACACACCATTTACTGTGCCGCCAAGGCAGGACTGGTCATGCTAACCAAGAGTCTGGCACTGGAGCTGGCCCCGAAGGTACGGGTCAACGGCGTGGCGCCCGGCGCTATCCTGTGGCCGGAACAAGAAGACGTGGACGAAGAAGCCAAGGCACGGACGCTGTCGCGTATTCCGCTGGGCCGTACCGGCAGCGAAACAGATATCGCCAGGACGGTGCGCTTCCTGATCAGCGAGCCGTCTTATATTAGCGGACAGGTGATTGCCGTGGATGGCGGGCGCAGCCTGAATATCTGA
- the galE gene encoding UDP-glucose 4-epimerase GalE: MAILVTGGAGYIGSHTCLELLAAGWEPVVVDNLCNSSAEALRRVEAISGKSVPLYTADIRDAGALREIFSHHEVESVVHFAGLKAVGESVAQPLRYYQNNVAGTLTLCEVMEEFGVRQFVFSSSATVYGDPAIVPVPEQCPTAPESPYGTSKLMVENILQDVCAAPDSQWKVSLLRYFNPIGAHESGRIGEDPRGIPNNLLPYVAQVAVGRLPHLQVFGDDYDTVDGTGVRDYIHVVDLARGHLAALEKLGRAETTAGCYTYNLGTGKGSSVLEVVRAFEQASGKDIPIKVVPRRPGDVAEYFAAPALAEQELGWTAEYDLLRMAEDTWRWQSQNPNGYSS, encoded by the coding sequence ATGGCGATCCTGGTAACCGGCGGAGCCGGCTATATCGGCAGTCACACCTGTTTGGAGCTGCTTGCGGCGGGCTGGGAACCGGTGGTGGTGGACAACCTCTGTAACAGCAGTGCCGAGGCTCTGCGGCGGGTCGAAGCCATCAGCGGCAAGTCAGTGCCGCTCTACACCGCCGATATTCGGGATGCCGGCGCGCTAAGGGAGATTTTTTCCCATCATGAAGTCGAATCTGTGGTGCATTTTGCTGGCCTAAAGGCTGTTGGTGAGTCAGTTGCACAGCCATTGCGGTATTACCAGAATAATGTTGCTGGCACTTTGACGCTCTGCGAGGTGATGGAGGAGTTTGGTGTTCGCCAGTTCGTATTCAGCTCTTCCGCGACCGTATACGGTGATCCGGCGATAGTGCCGGTTCCTGAGCAGTGCCCGACAGCCCCTGAAAGCCCTTATGGGACCAGTAAGCTGATGGTGGAAAACATTCTGCAGGATGTTTGTGCCGCGCCGGACAGCCAGTGGAAAGTAAGCCTGTTGCGTTACTTCAACCCGATTGGTGCTCACGAGAGTGGCCGTATCGGTGAAGATCCCCGCGGTATTCCCAACAATCTCCTGCCCTACGTTGCCCAGGTTGCCGTGGGTCGCCTGCCGCATTTGCAGGTGTTCGGCGATGATTACGACACCGTGGATGGCACTGGCGTGCGTGACTACATCCACGTGGTGGATCTCGCCCGTGGACACCTGGCCGCTCTGGAAAAGCTGGGTCGCGCGGAGACCACAGCCGGTTGTTACACCTATAACCTGGGCACAGGAAAGGGCAGCTCGGTCCTCGAGGTGGTCCGGGCGTTCGAGCAGGCCAGCGGGAAAGACATCCCGATCAAGGTGGTGCCGCGCCGTCCCGGTGATGTGGCCGAATACTTTGCAGCTCCGGCACTGGCTGAGCAGGAACTTGGTTGGACGGCAGAGTATGATCTTCTCAGGATGGCGGAGGACACCTGGCGTTGGCAGTCACAAAACCCCAACGGCTATAGCAGTTGA
- a CDS encoding multifunctional CCA addition/repair protein produces the protein MKTYLVGGAVRDKLLGRPIHERDWVVVGADESRMKALGYTPVGKDFPVFLHPETSEEYALARTERKSGHGYGGFSVHAAPDVTLEQDLLRRDLTINAMAESESGELIDPYGGRADLEARQLRHVSPAFAEDPLRILRVARFAARYHHLGFTVSEDTMALMRQMVAAGEVEHLVAERVWKEISRALTEPDPDVFILVLRECGALKILLPEVDRLFGVPQPPLHHPEIDTGKHLLLALKAAPAELPVRFAVLLHDLGKGITPEEVLPSHRGHEKAGLPLVRDVCRRWRVPKELAALAAGVCEYHLHTHRAFELRPQTIMKMFRALDALRRPHRFDDFLQACEADARGREGLEDREYPQVDFLRTARSAAAEVSPQPLIEQGFEGAELGKALDRARIEAIARVKEEYHA, from the coding sequence ATGAAAACCTACCTGGTAGGCGGTGCCGTCCGCGACAAACTACTCGGCCGCCCAATACACGAACGCGACTGGGTCGTTGTCGGCGCTGACGAATCCCGCATGAAGGCGCTGGGCTACACCCCGGTCGGCAAAGACTTCCCGGTTTTTCTCCACCCCGAGACCAGCGAGGAGTACGCGCTGGCGCGTACTGAGCGCAAGAGCGGGCATGGTTACGGCGGCTTCAGTGTGCACGCGGCGCCGGACGTGACACTGGAGCAGGACCTGTTGCGCCGCGACCTCACCATCAATGCGATGGCGGAAAGTGAAAGCGGAGAACTGATCGACCCCTATGGCGGCCGCGCCGATCTTGAGGCTCGCCAACTGCGCCATGTCTCGCCCGCGTTTGCCGAAGATCCACTCCGCATTCTGCGGGTCGCCCGCTTTGCCGCCCGCTACCACCACCTGGGCTTCACTGTCTCGGAAGACACAATGGCACTGATGCGCCAGATGGTGGCAGCCGGGGAAGTCGAACACCTGGTGGCGGAAAGGGTATGGAAAGAGATCAGTCGCGCACTGACGGAGCCGGATCCGGATGTATTCATACTGGTGCTACGCGAATGCGGCGCACTAAAGATACTGCTCCCGGAGGTGGACCGCCTGTTTGGGGTCCCGCAACCGCCTCTGCATCACCCCGAGATCGACACCGGCAAGCACCTGCTGCTGGCTCTGAAGGCTGCCCCTGCTGAATTACCGGTGCGCTTCGCGGTTCTGCTGCATGACCTGGGTAAGGGCATTACCCCAGAAGAGGTTCTGCCGAGCCACCGCGGCCACGAAAAGGCCGGCCTTCCACTGGTGAGGGATGTCTGTCGCCGCTGGCGCGTCCCCAAGGAACTCGCGGCATTGGCGGCGGGGGTGTGTGAGTACCACCTGCACACGCACCGCGCCTTCGAACTGCGTCCGCAGACCATCATGAAAATGTTCCGCGCACTGGACGCCCTGCGCCGTCCGCACCGATTTGACGACTTCCTGCAGGCCTGCGAAGCGGACGCTCGCGGACGGGAGGGGCTGGAAGACCGGGAGTATCCGCAGGTGGATTTCCTGCGCACAGCACGGAGTGCCGCGGCCGAGGTGTCACCGCAACCCCTGATCGAGCAGGGCTTCGAGGGCGCAGAACTGGGCAAGGCGCTGGACCGTGCCCGCATAGAAGCTATCGCCAGGGTCAAGGAGGAATATCATGCGTAA
- a CDS encoding PrkA family serine protein kinase encodes MTIFNHYLERYEAIQDEELSIQEYLELCKKDRSAYASPAERMLMAIGEPELVDTSRDPRLSRIFSNKVIKRYAAFSEFYGMEEAIEQIVSFFRHAAQGLEEKKQILYLLGPVGGGKSSLAERLKALMEKIPIYAIKGSPVFESPLSLFSPDEDGQILEEDYGIARRYVNTIMSPWAVKRLHEYRGDISQFRVVKIRPSILDQVAISKTEPGDENNQDISALVGKIDIRKLEDFPQNDPDAYSFSGSLCRANQGLMEFVEMFKAPIKVLHPLLTATQEGNYNSTEGLGSIPFNGIILAHSNESEWQSFRNNRNNEAFLDRIYIVKVPYCVRVQEEIKIYKKLLEHSSLSKAPCAPDTLRMLAQFSVLSRVKDPENSSLFSKMRIYDGENLKDTDPKAKTIQEYRDNAGVDEGMNGLSTRFAFKILSKVFNFDATEVAANPVHLLYVLEQQIEQEQFPPEQQERYLGFIKEYLAPRYVEFIGKEIQTAYLESYAEYGQNLFDRYVTYADFWIQDQEYRDPETGEILDRGALNEELEKTEKPAGISNPKDFRNEIVNFVLRARANNQGKNPDWRSYEKLRAVIEKKMFSNTEDLLPVISFNTKASAEDQKKHADFVARMVERGYTEKQVRLLSEWYLRVRKSQ; translated from the coding sequence ATGACGATTTTCAATCACTACCTGGAACGGTATGAAGCCATCCAGGATGAAGAGCTCAGCATCCAGGAGTACCTGGAGCTGTGCAAGAAGGACCGCAGTGCTTATGCCTCGCCGGCAGAGCGCATGCTCATGGCCATCGGTGAGCCCGAGCTGGTGGACACTTCCCGCGATCCACGCCTGTCGCGCATCTTCTCCAATAAGGTAATCAAGCGGTACGCCGCCTTCAGTGAATTTTATGGCATGGAAGAGGCGATCGAGCAGATTGTCTCCTTCTTCCGCCATGCCGCCCAGGGCCTGGAGGAGAAGAAGCAGATCCTCTACCTGCTCGGCCCGGTCGGCGGTGGCAAGTCGTCGCTGGCGGAGCGACTGAAAGCATTGATGGAGAAGATCCCCATCTACGCCATCAAGGGATCGCCAGTATTCGAATCTCCTCTGAGCCTGTTCTCACCCGATGAAGACGGCCAGATTCTGGAGGAGGATTACGGCATCGCCCGGCGCTACGTGAATACCATTATGTCGCCCTGGGCGGTCAAACGCCTGCACGAATACCGCGGTGACATCAGCCAGTTCCGGGTGGTCAAGATCCGGCCCTCGATTCTGGACCAGGTAGCAATCTCCAAGACCGAGCCCGGCGATGAGAACAACCAGGACATCTCCGCTCTGGTAGGCAAAATCGATATCCGCAAACTGGAAGACTTCCCGCAGAACGATCCCGACGCCTACAGCTTTTCCGGCAGCCTCTGTCGGGCCAACCAGGGTCTGATGGAATTCGTCGAAATGTTCAAAGCGCCGATCAAGGTGCTGCACCCTCTGCTTACCGCGACCCAGGAGGGCAACTACAACAGCACCGAAGGTCTTGGCTCGATTCCATTCAATGGCATTATTCTCGCCCATTCCAACGAGTCGGAATGGCAGTCCTTCCGCAACAACCGCAATAACGAGGCGTTCCTCGACCGGATCTATATCGTCAAGGTGCCTTACTGCGTGCGCGTGCAGGAGGAGATCAAAATCTACAAGAAGTTACTGGAGCACAGCTCGCTGTCGAAGGCGCCTTGCGCCCCAGACACTTTGCGCATGCTGGCACAGTTTTCCGTGCTTTCACGAGTCAAGGATCCGGAGAATTCCAGCCTGTTCTCCAAAATGCGGATTTATGACGGCGAGAACCTGAAGGATACCGACCCCAAAGCAAAGACGATTCAAGAGTATCGCGACAACGCCGGTGTTGATGAGGGCATGAACGGGCTTTCCACCCGTTTCGCGTTCAAGATTCTTTCCAAGGTCTTCAACTTCGATGCCACCGAAGTGGCGGCCAACCCGGTCCACCTGCTTTATGTGCTGGAGCAGCAGATTGAACAGGAACAGTTCCCACCGGAACAGCAGGAGCGCTACCTCGGCTTCATCAAGGAGTATTTGGCTCCACGCTATGTGGAGTTCATCGGTAAGGAAATTCAGACGGCCTATCTCGAATCCTATGCCGAGTACGGCCAGAATCTCTTCGACCGCTATGTGACTTATGCCGATTTCTGGATCCAGGACCAGGAATACCGCGACCCGGAGACCGGCGAGATCCTCGATCGTGGCGCACTCAACGAGGAACTGGAAAAAACCGAGAAGCCTGCCGGCATCTCCAATCCGAAGGATTTCCGCAACGAGATCGTCAACTTTGTCCTACGCGCACGCGCCAACAATCAGGGCAAAAACCCGGACTGGCGCTCCTACGAAAAACTGCGCGCCGTCATCGAGAAGAAGATGTTCTCCAATACCGAGGATCTGCTCCCGGTTATTTCCTTCAATACCAAAGCCTCCGCCGAAGACCAGAAGAAACACGCCGACTTTGTCGCGCGGATGGTCGAGCGGGGCTATACCGAGAAGCAGGTGCGGCTGCTCTCGGAATGGTATCTGCGGGTCCGCAAGTCGCAGTAA
- a CDS encoding symmetrical bis(5'-nucleosyl)-tetraphosphatase, with protein MATYAIGDIQGCFEPFMRLLDKVHFRPDRDKLWLAGDMVHRGHDSLSTLRFLYEHRAQVTAVLGNHDLHLLALAHGAKRLTDKEHDLAKILRAKDADTLLEWLQSLPLVVHKKGFTMVHAGIPPIWSITKAVELSREVHRALADDAMAKAYFYGMYGNEPHCWSDHLLGIERLRSITNYFTRMRFCRADGTLDLVTKRGPEAEHNGYLPWFSHPERKTRNDKIIFGHWAALEGRADTPNVFALDTGCVWGGYLTAMRLSDEKFFCADCGV; from the coding sequence TTGGCCACTTATGCCATCGGGGACATTCAAGGCTGCTTCGAGCCCTTCATGCGACTGTTGGATAAGGTCCACTTCCGGCCGGACCGTGACAAACTCTGGCTGGCAGGTGACATGGTGCACCGCGGGCACGACAGTCTCAGTACCCTGCGCTTCCTGTACGAGCACCGCGCCCAGGTGACCGCGGTCCTTGGCAACCATGATCTGCACCTGTTAGCACTAGCCCACGGCGCCAAGCGTCTTACCGACAAAGAGCACGACCTGGCGAAAATCCTGCGTGCCAAGGACGCAGATACACTGCTGGAATGGCTGCAGAGCCTGCCGCTGGTGGTACACAAGAAGGGCTTTACCATGGTCCATGCGGGTATCCCACCCATATGGAGCATCACCAAAGCAGTAGAACTCTCCCGCGAGGTACATCGGGCGCTGGCTGACGATGCCATGGCCAAAGCCTACTTCTATGGCATGTACGGCAACGAGCCACACTGCTGGAGCGATCACCTGCTCGGCATCGAGCGCTTGCGCTCCATCACCAACTATTTCACCCGCATGCGCTTCTGTAGGGCTGACGGCACGCTGGATCTGGTGACCAAGCGCGGTCCGGAAGCCGAACACAATGGCTACCTCCCCTGGTTCAGCCATCCCGAGCGCAAAACCCGCAACGACAAGATCATTTTCGGCCACTGGGCCGCTCTCGAGGGACGCGCCGACACCCCCAATGTCTTCGCGCTGGATACCGGTTGTGTCTGGGGCGGTTACCTGACAGCGATGCGCCTCAGCGATGAGAAATTTTTCTGTGCTGATTGCGGAGTTTGA
- a CDS encoding CapA family protein, translating to MHPATSVRLLLAGDVMTGRGIDQILPHPGSPQIHESYLHSAIDYVRLAEMQSGSALKEAYFAYPWGDALVEMNKRSPALRVINLETAVTRCDDYWHGKGINYRMHPDNLPCLTDANIDVCTLANNHVLDWGYGGLSETLRTLRNAGLTLAGAGANDLEASAPAEIQLDGKRLLIFACAHGSSGVPPEWSAGPELPGVHLLPDLRSGSAGKLIRFIQKYSKPEDLVMVSIHWGGNWGYRIPEEQQGFAHLLVDAGVDVVCGHSSHHPKGVEIYRDRAILYGCGDLINDYEGISGHEAYRPELRILYSVDLDPETGALLNLELIPFKSQKLRLCRADAEDRTWLQKTLQREYRSLGMMVEDTGSALVLSWPPPTG from the coding sequence ATGCACCCTGCAACCTCAGTTCGCCTATTGCTTGCTGGCGATGTGATGACTGGACGAGGCATCGACCAGATCCTTCCCCATCCCGGAAGCCCACAGATCCACGAGAGCTATCTGCACTCTGCCATTGATTATGTCCGGCTTGCTGAGATGCAAAGTGGCTCAGCCCTCAAAGAAGCTTACTTCGCTTATCCGTGGGGTGATGCTCTTGTCGAAATGAATAAACGCTCACCTGCACTCCGCGTCATCAATCTGGAAACTGCGGTGACTCGTTGCGATGACTACTGGCACGGCAAGGGCATCAACTATCGTATGCACCCGGACAACCTGCCCTGCCTGACCGACGCCAATATCGATGTGTGCACCCTGGCTAACAACCATGTCCTCGACTGGGGCTACGGGGGACTCTCGGAGACTTTGCGAACCCTGCGCAATGCGGGCCTGACACTGGCGGGGGCCGGAGCCAACGATCTGGAGGCGAGCGCCCCAGCCGAGATCCAGCTTGATGGAAAGAGGCTTCTGATTTTTGCCTGCGCTCACGGCAGTAGTGGCGTACCACCGGAATGGTCTGCGGGGCCAGAGCTACCCGGCGTTCACCTTCTACCGGACCTGAGGTCAGGAAGTGCCGGGAAACTGATTCGGTTCATCCAAAAATACAGTAAACCGGAAGACCTGGTGATGGTGTCGATCCATTGGGGCGGCAACTGGGGTTATCGCATCCCGGAAGAACAGCAGGGCTTTGCCCACCTATTGGTAGACGCTGGTGTGGATGTCGTCTGCGGACATTCTTCCCACCATCCCAAAGGGGTCGAGATCTATCGAGACCGCGCAATCCTATATGGCTGTGGCGACCTGATTAATGATTACGAAGGAATTTCCGGGCATGAAGCTTATCGCCCCGAGCTGCGGATTCTCTATTCTGTCGATCTCGATCCAGAAACAGGGGCACTCCTTAACCTGGAGCTCATCCCTTTCAAGTCACAAAAGTTAAGGCTGTGCCGGGCGGATGCAGAAGATAGGACCTGGCTACAGAAGACCTTGCAGCGAGAGTACCGATCACTGGGGATGATGGTGGAGGATACCGGCTCAGCACTGGTGCTGAGCTGGCCACCTCCAACCGGATAG
- a CDS encoding SpoVR family protein, translating to MLDKFPTAPDAKSEGPISTSSEWTFELIQEYDRAIAQLAEEFGLDTYPNQIEIISSEQMMDAYSSVGMPVGYNHWSFGKQFISVENNYQRGLMGLAYEIVINSNPCIAYLMEENTMTMQALVIAHASYGHNSFFKGNYLFRSWTDASSIIDYLLFAKNYIARCEERHGVEEVEAILDSCHALMNYGVDRYKRPYPISAVEEERRQKEREEYRQRQLNDLWRTIPKMGNGPETVPDHRFPEEPQENLLYFIEKNAPLLENWQRELVRIVRKLAQYFYPQRQTQVMNEGWATFWHYTLLSELYRRGRVTEGFMMEFLQSHTNVIYQPPFDSPYFNGINPYTLGFSIFSDLRRICEEPTDEDRAWFPDIAGSNWKETLQFAMRDFKDESFILQFLSPKVMRDMKLFCISDNDRENEIVVSAIHDEDGYRQLRADLAGQYNLGNREPNIQVYSVDTRGDRSLTLHHTQYRRRPLGKDSPEVMRHLHRLWGFDVHLHSLHDDEVTASYHCPEKGRDRMDSEDEPMLIPKPI from the coding sequence ATGCTCGATAAGTTTCCTACAGCCCCGGATGCCAAATCGGAAGGGCCGATCTCCACCAGCTCCGAGTGGACCTTTGAGCTGATTCAGGAGTATGACCGTGCCATCGCCCAGCTGGCGGAAGAGTTCGGCCTCGACACCTATCCTAACCAGATCGAGATCATCAGCTCAGAACAGATGATGGATGCCTACTCTTCCGTCGGTATGCCCGTGGGCTATAACCACTGGTCCTTCGGCAAGCAGTTCATCAGTGTCGAAAACAATTACCAGCGCGGCCTGATGGGGCTCGCCTACGAGATCGTCATCAACTCCAACCCCTGCATCGCCTACCTCATGGAAGAAAACACCATGACGATGCAGGCACTGGTGATCGCACACGCCAGCTACGGTCACAATTCCTTTTTCAAGGGCAACTACCTGTTCCGCAGCTGGACAGATGCCAGCAGCATCATCGACTACCTGCTGTTTGCCAAAAACTATATCGCCAGATGCGAGGAGCGCCACGGCGTGGAGGAGGTGGAAGCGATCCTCGACTCCTGTCACGCATTGATGAACTATGGCGTCGACCGCTACAAGCGTCCCTACCCTATTTCGGCGGTGGAAGAGGAGCGTCGGCAGAAAGAGCGTGAAGAGTACCGCCAGCGCCAACTGAACGATCTATGGCGCACGATTCCCAAGATGGGCAACGGGCCTGAAACGGTACCCGATCACCGCTTTCCGGAAGAGCCGCAGGAAAACCTGCTCTATTTCATCGAAAAAAATGCACCCCTGCTGGAGAACTGGCAGCGGGAACTGGTCCGCATCGTGCGAAAACTGGCGCAGTATTTCTATCCACAGCGCCAGACCCAGGTGATGAACGAAGGCTGGGCCACCTTCTGGCACTATACATTGCTGTCCGAGCTGTATCGCCGTGGGCGTGTGACCGAGGGCTTCATGATGGAGTTCCTGCAGAGTCACACCAATGTGATCTACCAGCCGCCATTCGACAGCCCCTATTTCAATGGCATCAACCCCTATACCCTCGGGTTCAGCATCTTCAGCGATCTGCGCCGCATCTGTGAGGAGCCAACGGACGAAGACCGGGCGTGGTTCCCGGACATCGCAGGTAGTAACTGGAAGGAAACACTGCAGTTCGCCATGCGCGACTTCAAAGATGAAAGCTTCATCCTGCAGTTTCTGTCACCGAAAGTGATGCGGGACATGAAACTGTTCTGCATCAGTGACAACGATCGGGAGAATGAGATTGTCGTCAGCGCCATCCACGACGAAGATGGCTACCGGCAACTGAGGGCGGACCTGGCAGGCCAGTACAACCTGGGTAACCGGGAGCCCAATATCCAGGTCTACTCCGTGGATACCCGCGGCGATCGCTCGCTGACGTTGCACCACACCCAGTACCGTCGCCGCCCACTGGGAAAGGATTCGCCCGAGGTCATGCGACACCTACACCGCCTGTGGGGCTTCGATGTGCACCTGCACAGTTTGCATGATGATGAAGTCACAGCCAGTTATCACTGCCCAGAAAAGGGACGTGACCGTATGGACAGTGAAGATGAGCCGATGCTGATCCCAAAACCGATCTGA